The following coding sequences lie in one Candidatus Paceibacterota bacterium genomic window:
- the rsmH gene encoding 16S rRNA (cytosine(1402)-N(4))-methyltransferase RsmH, producing the protein MKNVHQSVLLNQSLDNLDLKDGDIFLDATLGGGGHSAEIARRFGERVEIIGFDLDPQALQLAKEAIEPFSRKFALKVANFRNLDQALDELGKPKVTKILFDLGLSSNELERSGKGFSFQKDEPLLMTFGNPENSPLTARNIVNTWQEENLADIIYGFGGERFSRRIAKAIVAERQKKVIETTFDLVRIIERAVPVFYRRGKIHFATRTFQALRIATNDELSALKEGLIKALERLEIGGRLAVISFHSLEDRIVKQFFNNKKKELFISLINKKAIVPSREEIKANPRSRSAKLRLVEKIK; encoded by the coding sequence ATGAAAAATGTCCACCAGAGTGTTCTTTTAAATCAGAGTTTAGACAATTTAGATCTTAAGGATGGAGACATCTTTCTTGATGCTACTTTGGGAGGCGGAGGCCACAGTGCCGAGATAGCACGGCGCTTTGGTGAGCGGGTGGAGATAATAGGCTTTGATCTTGACCCACAAGCCCTTCAATTGGCCAAAGAGGCTATTGAGCCCTTTAGCCGAAAATTTGCCTTAAAAGTGGCAAATTTTCGGAACCTCGACCAAGCTCTGGACGAGCTCGGTAAACCTAAAGTGACAAAAATCCTTTTTGACCTTGGCTTGAGTTCAAATGAACTGGAGCGATCAGGCAAGGGATTTAGCTTTCAAAAAGACGAACCGCTCTTAATGACCTTCGGAAATCCAGAGAATTCGCCTTTAACGGCCCGAAACATCGTCAACACTTGGCAGGAAGAAAATCTGGCCGATATCATCTACGGTTTCGGCGGAGAACGATTCTCTCGACGAATTGCTAAAGCGATTGTGGCCGAACGGCAAAAGAAGGTCATTGAGACTACTTTCGATTTAGTTCGAATCATCGAAAGGGCCGTTCCAGTCTTTTACCGCCGTGGCAAAATCCACTTTGCCACTCGTACTTTTCAGGCCCTGCGCATTGCTACTAACGACGAATTAAGCGCTCTGAAAGAAGGATTGATAAAGGCACTGGAGAGATTGGAAATCGGCGGCCGACTGGCAGTGATTTCCTTTCACAGCTTGGAAGATCGGATTGTCAAACAATTTTTCAATAATAAAAAGAAAGAATTATTTATTAGTTTAATTAACAAGAAGGCTATTGTACCAAGTAGGGAAGAGATTAAGGCAAATCCTCGCTCTCGCAGTGCAAAGTTGAGGCTTGTAGAAAAAATAAAATGA
- the mraZ gene encoding division/cell wall cluster transcriptional repressor MraZ, with protein MLIGEYIHTVDDKKRISLPVRFRKEVGKRVVVTHGLDNCLFLYPLAEWKKISEKLGALGIGQKDTRGFNRFMLAGAAEIEVDSIGRILIPEFLKEFAALTDKVVFAGVHNRIEIWNERRWNNYKKTVLRQADQLAEKLGEIGVI; from the coding sequence ATGCTGATCGGCGAATATATTCACACAGTTGATGACAAGAAAAGAATTTCTCTGCCGGTACGCTTCAGAAAAGAAGTGGGGAAGAGAGTAGTTGTGACGCACGGGTTAGATAATTGTCTCTTTCTCTATCCACTGGCGGAGTGGAAAAAGATCTCTGAAAAATTAGGAGCGTTGGGAATTGGCCAGAAGGACACGCGAGGCTTTAATCGCTTTATGTTAGCTGGCGCAGCCGAGATTGAAGTTGATTCTATCGGTCGCATCCTGATTCCTGAATTTTTAAAAGAGTTTGCGGCGCTCACAGATAAAGTAGTTTTTGCCGGCGTTCACAACCGCATTGAGATCTGGAACGAAAGACGTTGGAACAATTACAAAAAGACAGTTCTCCGACAAGCTGATCAGTTGGCGGAAAAATTGGGAGAAATCGGAGTCATTTAG